The Cycloclasticus sp. genomic sequence CGCAATGAAGACCGTTACGTCATTGTCACCAATTCTTCAGCATTGGTCGGGTGAATAGCCACCGTGTCATCAAAGTCTTTCTTGGTTGCGCCCATCTTAATGGCTACGGCAAAGCCTTGAAGGATTTCATCTGAACTTTCACCAAACAGGTGGCAGCCAACTATTTTCTCTTCGCTTCCAACAGTAACAAGTTTCATGGTGGTGGGCTGTTTTGCTGTAGATAAGGCTTGAGTCATCGGATTAAAAGTGGAGGTGTATATTTTTACACTATCGCCGTATTGCTCTTTAGCTTGCTGTTCGGTTATGCCAATAGTACCGATTGGAGGGTGTGAAAAAATAACGCTGGGTACTAGGTTGTAGTCTAATTTTCGCTCAGTTTGTGCGTTGAATAAACGGTCACTTAAACGGCGTGCAGCGGCGATTGCTACCGGTGTTAGGGCTATTTCGCCGGTTACATCGCCAACGGCAAAGATATGGTCTTGCGTTGTTTTTTGCCATTCGTCGGCTGGAATAAAGCCGCGTTGATTGGTTTCTAAGCCGGCGTTTTGTAGGTTTAAACCGTTTGTGTTGGCGTCGCGGCCTATGGCCCAAAGCACTTCATCAAATTCACCTTTTAATGCGCCATTGGCCGTTTGGATAATCAGTTTTCCATGGATGGTTTTATCTATGGAGGTTGGTATGCTGTTTGTTTCCAGTTGCAGGCCTTGGTGCGCCATTGCTTTAGCGAGTTCTTCGCCGAGCATACTATCAAATTGCCTTAGTGCTTGTTGTTTACGAATAACAAGCGTGGTTTGTGTGCCAAGTGATTGAAAAACCCCGGCCAGTTCAACAGCAATAAAACCGGCGCCGATAACGGCTACTTTTTTTGGTTGCTGCTCTAGTTCAAAAAAATCGTCGGAGTTAATGCCGTACTCTGCGCCGGGAATATTTGGAATGGAGGGTTTGCCGCCGGTGGCGATAAGAAACCGCTCTGCGGTAATTTGTTGCTTTCCAACTTGAATAGTATGCGCGTCGATAAATGAAGCGCTGCCCTCAATATGATCAACGCCATTGTTGTTTAAATTCTTGGCATAAATGCCATTAAGGCGTTTGATGTAAGCATCTCTTTTTTGTTTAAGTTCGCTCCAATTAAAACCATTTAACGAAACATCAAAGCCATAATTTTTAGCGGCCCGAATTGTGTCGGCTGTTTCCGCTGCAAACCACATAACTTTTTTAGGTACGCAACCTACATTAACGCAGGTGCCGCCTAATCGTGCTTGTTCAATAACGGCGCATTTGGCGCCATAAGAAGCCGCTCTGTTTGCACCAGCAATGCCACCGCTACCGCCGCCAATGGAAATTAAATCGTAATCATATTTCATAAAATACAAGTGGTTACATTAGTTAGTTAAAGTAAAATATTTTCTAAAATTTTGCTGTAGGTTGATGAAAGTAACTCTAGATCATCAACACTAACGCATTCGTTAATTTTATGAATGGTTTCATTCACTGGGCCAAGCTCGATCAACTGCGCGCCAGTGGGTGCAATAAAGCGCCCATCAGAGGTGCCGCCAGCGGTAGATAAGATGGTTTTGATACCGGTTACGTCGAGGATGGCTTTTTCAACGGCGCTGGTTAGTGTTCCTTTTTCTGTAATAAAGGGCAGGCCAGATACCTTCCAAGTGAGTTCATAATTGTCTGATTGCTGGTCGACGATGTAGGTGACACGACGCTTAATTTCTTCCGGAGTGAGTTCGCTTGAAAAACGTAAATTGAAGATGAGTTCAAGCTGGCCGGGCACGACATTTTCTACCCCTGTACCGGAATTGATATTGGATATTTGAAAACTGGTGGGTGGGAAATAATCATTACCTTCGTCCCACTTTTCTGCCGTTAGCTTTGGCAAAATAGGTGATAAGGCATGAATAGGGTTGTTAACTAATTCAGGGTAAGCAACGTGACCTTGTTTACCGAATAAAGTTAAGTAGCCATTAATGGAACCGCGTCGGCCAACGCGTACCATGTCGCCAAGTTCTTTGTAACTTGATGGCTCGCCGACAATACAAAAATCAATTTTTTCATTTCGCTGATTAAGCGTGTCGATCACTTTTACAGTACCATCTAGCGCCGGCCCTTCTTCATCGCTGGTGATTAAAAATGAGATGGAGCCTTGATGATTTTCATGGCTATTAATGAAGCTGTCGCATGCCGTTAACATTGCGGCAAGGCTGCCTTTCATATCTGCCGCACCACGCCCATATAACAAGCCATCCTTAATGGTTGGTTCAAATGGCGGCGTGTTCCACTCGCTTAACGGCCCTGTTGGAACAACATCGGTGTGACCTGCAAAACAAAATAATGGCGCTTCGGTCCCTTTTCTTGCCCACATGTTGCGGGTTTTGCCAAAGTTCATCCATTCAATATTGAACCCACGTTGCTGCAGATAACCAGCCATTAAATCCATGCAACATGCGTCGTCCGGCGTTAACGATGGTTTTTTAAGCAGTTCAATAGCAAGCTTTAGCGTGTCAG encodes the following:
- the dapE gene encoding succinyl-diaminopimelate desuccinylase; the protein is MTDTLKLAIELLKKPSLTPDDACCMDLMAGYLQQRGFNIEWMNFGKTRNMWARKGTEAPLFCFAGHTDVVPTGPLSEWNTPPFEPTIKDGLLYGRGAADMKGSLAAMLTACDSFINSHENHQGSISFLITSDEEGPALDGTVKVIDTLNQRNEKIDFCIVGEPSSYKELGDMVRVGRRGSINGYLTLFGKQGHVAYPELVNNPIHALSPILPKLTAEKWDEGNDYFPPTSFQISNINSGTGVENVVPGQLELIFNLRFSSELTPEEIKRRVTYIVDQQSDNYELTWKVSGLPFITEKGTLTSAVEKAILDVTGIKTILSTAGGTSDGRFIAPTGAQLIELGPVNETIHKINECVSVDDLELLSSTYSKILENILL
- the gorA gene encoding glutathione-disulfide reductase gives rise to the protein MKYDYDLISIGGGSGGIAGANRAASYGAKCAVIEQARLGGTCVNVGCVPKKVMWFAAETADTIRAAKNYGFDVSLNGFNWSELKQKRDAYIKRLNGIYAKNLNNNGVDHIEGSASFIDAHTIQVGKQQITAERFLIATGGKPSIPNIPGAEYGINSDDFFELEQQPKKVAVIGAGFIAVELAGVFQSLGTQTTLVIRKQQALRQFDSMLGEELAKAMAHQGLQLETNSIPTSIDKTIHGKLIIQTANGALKGEFDEVLWAIGRDANTNGLNLQNAGLETNQRGFIPADEWQKTTQDHIFAVGDVTGEIALTPVAIAAARRLSDRLFNAQTERKLDYNLVPSVIFSHPPIGTIGITEQQAKEQYGDSVKIYTSTFNPMTQALSTAKQPTTMKLVTVGSEEKIVGCHLFGESSDEILQGFAVAIKMGATKKDFDDTVAIHPTNAEELVTMT